CTTCGGTTCTATCCAGGGCCAAAAAATACGTTCCCCCTAACTCATCAGCCATACATGATAGATACTTGTGTAAGCAACGTTCAGAGACACATGATACAGCCGATTATTAGCGTACGTTGACTGCGCAGATCGACAGAACAAGAGTGACTTGAATGATTGATCAGGCCGACCCCGTCAAATGAAACTGTCTGCACTATTAGTACGTTAAAAAAGTGCAGTCAGCGAATAGACGTCTACGTTGGGCCAACCAAGTAACCCTGGATTGCCGATCGAAACTTGGATCCGAAGGTCGTGGTAGAATATCAATAATATGATTGTGCAATTGGAATGGCCAAAAAGTGGCTCGGTGAACCGATCGAACGCGAGAAATCAATAGCAATGTACTCGTAGAACAAGTGGCCACTTCAACGATAATCCATCGCTGTGAAGACCACGTGAACCATTTGTAAACTTGATCATGAACACTGAATGTCACGTCAGCGTCATGAACTGCAGTACAAACATCCCCCTGGTGGCAAAGGATTGCAACATATTCATCCAGATAAACATCAAAAACGTTTTCAGCGGCCTTTTTCGCAAAATATTAATACCCTCTCCATCCACGGAAGACCACTTGACATTATCCAGGGGAAGTTACCGTTACCATCATTATTGACCGACCCAGTAGGTGCAGGGTTACCGTGATCTAAATATGATTTTTAACGATGTGACAAAAACGTAAGTTGATACGCAGGAGCAAACTCGAGGAATCTGCTTCAACTTAGATAAGATCCGCTggaaatatttctcttttgtGTTACACTCCCTGCGTTGGTGTTGTTTCTATGGAAATGCCATTGATATTCCCGCTGGATTGAACTCAGTGAACTTGTTTACCCAAAACATTGTGGTATTCGAATATCACTTGTATGTACGTGCATGGACCAGGACGATGTAGCTTGCATCTGTAGACAAATGTTCCATATTTTAGGGAATGAGGGAATATACGGCGTTTCTGTTCTTGCCAGGAAATCCCAACGTTTGTTCACCTTTGTGCCGATTTTGGTTGCGCGTCAAcaggtctctctctctttctcaaccAGAGAGGTTCCcgcattttttttggcaaggcCTTAACTACGATGATTGGAGATGCGGTTTTGTACTTCATCAGGAGTAACTGAAGATACTGGAATGCTGTGAAGGGGTCTCTGAGACGATGATGGAATATTATAATGAACAAACGAAATTGAGGGAAAGTGAGGGCAATCGGTGCCAAGGCTACAACAGGTCTAATGCAGATTTTAACCACAAATGGCAAACTAATCCAATGTGCTCGTGATTTATTTCGAGTAGACGCTGATGCCAAAATGCAAAGCGATGCCTTCAATTACCATTGTTGTGGccaatttgccatttcataAAAGACTTATTGTTTCCCGTCCCATGAGTATCCAAACATTTGTGATACTCGTGTTGAAATTGGGAAATTTCAAGAGACTGAAGAATAAACAGGGAggttcattgattttgaaaacccGTTTACAGTACAATGGATTTACCCCCAATTGCCCTTTGGCTAAATGCCAGACTTTGCCAGAGACCAGTCCATTCTAGCTGAAATGTGTTATTTGCTTCGTTTCGCAACAACGCAAACTTGTCTTCGTGTATTTTTACGTACTTTATCCTGGTTCCAGCAAATCGATTATTGTATGCGCTCTATTCATAACCGTGGCGCTCCTTGTTAACTTTAGCAATCTTCTTCAATATTGAAAGAACCCCAAACTCGATTGAACTCATATTTGCATTCGCTTCCAAGATAGGTCTGGCTTTTCAAGCACCGAGTTTCTTTTCCGTGCACATTATTCGGTTTTAAAGACCTGAGATCCTCCGTTCCAAGTAcgcgaaaaaaaacacattaaaCCCGTTAATAAAGGCATAAAACAGACAGTCAAAGGCTTTGTGGATCCCATAATAACTCATTACGATGACCGCAAACAAAGTGGGATCAAATAAGCCTGTGGACTGATTACGATCTTTTAAGCGCCTCAAATTAGCCTCAGACAAATCTCTCATGTAATATATAATGGCTCTGAACGGTCTGTCAAGTTATGCAATGAATTTCACCTTCACCGATCCAGCCTTTGCTGAACAGATTATCATTACTTGGCTGGTGGGGGAAGTCCTAGCCTTTTTGGTTGCACGCAGacaagagagggaaaaaatagAGAGAACGTCTGGAGAAACGTTCTCCTTCCTCTGAAAGGAGAGGGAAAGGTACAACGCATGAAAGCTAGATATGAACTGGTTCAACGTTCCAATGTCGTTGTTTTGCTGTTTGGACCAACGACGTTTACTGGACAAGAGCTGGTAGCCAAGTTGTTGGAACATGCGACTACAGCTCAAGTACATACAAAACAATGAGAGAGGAACGTCGTCTCTCTTGTGTCCCACAACCCGGCACAAGGTCCAAATTCACTTGGAACACGTGTTCACATTGAAAGGACAGGCCACATGTTCCAACAGGATATTCCTCAAGACTTCTGACGCCATAAAGCCATTAAACGATGAGGTTTTTAGTCTAAGAAACAGGACATTTCCTCAGCATGCTAGCATTACATTTGGAGTGTTCAGTCAGGATGTTGTACCAGAGAGGTCGAGGGTGCAAATCCATATCTGTCTCTCCAAATTAACACTTGAATGGATAGTGTGGATTTTCCCTGAACTTGTGTCAAAGGGATGACGTCAAAGAGATCAGGTGTCTCCAGAGCTTTTCAATATGTTCTTGAGAATTCGGATTCGCGCGAACTGACATCAATATAACTGCTGTGAGCGATGATAAGCTAGTAGGAAGGTAGGTAGGTGCTAGTGCAAATAATGTAGTGCATTCATTCTGAATTTATTGTGCTTGAAGAATTGAGACCTTAGGTTAGTTATGTTAGATTGTGCGCTCTCTGACGTCTGTAAATGTGAGAGGCTCTCTGAAATCTAGATTAGTATAAGACGTCAATGAACGTGGAACAACTGTAGCAGAATCAAGTTGGATGCTAATGCTTAAAAGCTGCCGTACTTTATTAAGATGATTCGTTTCAGTTCGTGGCAGCCTTTTGCCGAGCAACTTAATTTGACAAAGCTTGCCATTAATTCATAAATTTAAGCGAGCCAAACtcacaaaagaaatatttgaacacAATCGAGCTTTTCAATTGAGAATCGGAACCTTGCTCAAAAATAGCGACATACGCGAAATACTTTATTATTAACAGAAACGAATTGAGGAGAAATGGAGGGAAACCCTGATTTGTTTCTTAGTGCGCAGACTTTCCTTTGAAACTCCTAGGTTGAGTGATGTCCATTTGTCAGTTCCGAAGATTAAGCTTTCAGCCAATCTTGAATCATGCCGAAAATTTTCGTTCTCGCCATTTTGAGTTGGGGTGGATCCTCAGGGCTCTCGGGGTACATATTAGCACAATGGGCCGTGCCTTGAATAAAGATGGCTTTGGTTTGATCGCTAAAAGGCAAAACGTATCATTTGAGTATCCCAAAATCATCACTATGATTATGTTTTTTTACCTGATATCTTTGGTTATGCCCATGGCATGCCAAGGGTCTATCGATCCATGAACAAAGATCACATTGCTCACTTGAATGTCTTTGCCTCCGTACATGATGTTGGTCTGGTCAATACCCTTTTGCAGCAAGGCCAAGTCATATTTGGACCCAAAAATGTCCGTGCATTGTTTCTCCAGAAACTCAATGGGAAAGTACGGCGTGTAAGGGTGTCCAGGTTGGTCAGAGGATTGGTACCAACCGAACTCGGTACAAGTCTGATACAACCATTGGCGTCCTCCAACCCCAGCCTCACTTTCCCAATTGGTTTNNNNNNNNNNNNNNNNNNNNNNNNNNNNNNNNNNNNNNNNNNNNNNNNNNNNNNNNNNNNNNNNNNNNNNNNNNNNNNNNNNNNNNNNNNNNNNNNNNNNNNNNNNNNNNNNNNNNNNNNNNNNNNNNNNNNNNNNNNNNNNNNNNNNNNNNNNNNNNNNNNNNNNNNNNNNNNNNNNNNNNNNNNNNNNNNNNNNNNNNNNNNNNNNNNNNNNNNNNNNNNNNNNNNNNNNNNNNNNNNNNNNNNNNNNNNNNNNNNNNNNNNNNNNNNNNNNNNNNNNNNNNNNNNNNNNNNNNNNNNNNNNNNNNNNNNNNNNNNNNNNNNNNNNNNNNNNNNNNNNNNNNNNNNNNNNNNNNNNNNNNNNNNNNNNNNNNNNNNNNNNNNNNNNNNNNNNNNNNNNNNNNNNNNNNNNNNNNNNNNNNNNNNNNNNNNNNNNNNNNNNNNNNNNNNNNNNNNNNNNNNNNNNNNNNNNNNNNNNNNNNNNNNNNNNNNNNNNNNNNNNNNNNNNNNNNNNNNNNNNNNNNNNNNNNNNNNNNNNNNNNNNNNNNNNNNNNNNNNNNNNNNNNNNNNNNNNNNNNNNNNNNNNNNNNNNNNNNNNNNNNNNNNNNNNNNNNNNNNNNNNNNNNNNNNNNNNNNNNNNNNNNNNNNNNNNNNNNNNNNNNNNNNNNNNNNNNNNNNNNNNNNNNNNNNNNNNNNNNNNNNNNNNNNNNNNNNNNNNNNNNNNNNNNNNNNNNNNNNNNNNNNNNNNNNNNNNNNNNNNNNNNNNNNNNNNNNNNNNNNNNNNNNNNNNNNNNNNNNNNNNNNNNNNNNNNNNNNNNNNNNNNNNNNNNNNNNNNNNNNNNNNNNNNNNNNNNNNNNNNNNNNNNNNNNNNNNNNNNNNNNNNNNNNNNNNNNNNNNNNNNNNNNNNNNNNNNNNNNNNNNNNNNNNNNNNNNNNNNNNNNNNNNNNNNNNNNNNNNNNNNNNNNNNNNNNNNNNNNNNNNNNNNNNNNNNNNNNNNNNNNNNNNNNNNNNNNNNNNNNNNNNNNNNNNNNNNNNNNNNNNNNNNNNNNNNNNNNNNNNNNNNNNNNNNNNNNNNNNNNNNNNNNNNNNNNNNNNNNNNNNNNNNNNNNNNNNNNNNNNNNNNNNNNNNNNNNNNNNNNNNNNNNNNNNNNNNNNNNNNNNNNNNNNNNNNNNNNNNNNNNNNNNNNNNNNNNNNNNNNNNNNNNNNNNNNNNNNNNNNNNNNNNNNNNNNNNNNNNNNNNNNNNNNNNNNNNNNNNNNNNNNNNNNNNNNNNNNNNNNNNNNNNNNNNNNNNNNNNNNNNNNNNNNNNNNNNNNNNNNNNNNNNNNNNNNNNNNNNNNNNNNNNNNNNNNNNNNNNNNNNNNNNNNNNNNNNNNNNNNNNNNNNNNNNNNNNNNNNNNNNNNNNNNNNNNNNNNNNNNNNNNNNNNNNNNNNNNNNNNNNNNNNNNNNNNNNNNNNNNNNNNNNNNNNNNNNNNNNNNNNNNNNNNNNNNNNNNNNNNNNNNNNNNNNNNNNNNNNNNNNNNNNNNNNNNNNNNNNNNNNNNNNNNNNNNNNNNNNNNNNNNNNNNNNNNNNNNNNNNNNNNNNNNNNNNNNNNNNNNNNNNNNNNNNNNNNNNNNNNNNNNNNNNNNNNNNNNNNNNNNNNNNNNNNNNNNNNNNNNNNNNNNNNNNNNNNNNNNNNNNNNNNNNNNNNNNNNNNNNNNNNNNNNNNNNNNNNNNNNNNNNNNNNNNNNNNNNNNNNNNNNNNNNNNNNNNNNNNNNNNNNNNNNNNNNNNNNNNNNNNNNNNNNNNNNNNNNNNNNNNNNNNNNNNNNNNNNNNNNNNNNNNNNNNNNNNNNNNNNNNNNNNNNNNNNNNNNNNNNNNNNNNNNNNNNNNNNNNNNNNNNNNNNNNNNNNNNNNNNNNNNNNNNNNNNNNNNNNNNNNNNNNNNNNNNNNNNNNNNNNNNNNNNNAATGGGGTACAAAGGCTGTAAAGGATCTGATTAGGGCCACTCACATGTTTCGATAGATAACCTTTTTTAACGTACTTGAACTTTTTAGAAATCATGGCCCATCCAGTTCGGTGACGACTAAGCACATCCACTTTTTGCAGGGCATCCTCCAAAGCGGGTCCACATTCGGGGTCCGTCACTTTCAGAGCTTGTCTCACAACTTGAAGGTATTCAAAGAAATCAGCCTTAGCGTACAAAGGCCCAGATGTGGATACCGATCCGTGAATCAGGTGAGGATACTTAAGTCGCAACCAAGCTGCCAATGAACCTGAGAGTGAGAGAATGACAGCCCTGGTCAAACAGAAATAGGATTTATAGTTTATAATGTCCTACCAGGGTACGATCCTCCGAACGCAATCCATTTGGAACCGGTAAGGTTGCGTGCTTGATTCATGCCGCTTATAAAAGTCGCCAAATCGCCGAGGGCTTGTTCCGACGACAGGTAGGCAAGGTTCTTGACGCTCATGTCAGTTGTTGGATGGCTTTTACCGTAGAATCTGAAACAATATATCCCCATGTATGAGTTTACGCCGAGCGTTGTCATCGCCCGTTACGATCCTGTCCAAATCACCTGTGTTCTAGCTGGAAACAAAGCGCTCCCATTTCACGGGCATAGTCGATCCATGTACCCTCCACCATCCAAATAGGATTGGCCTCTCCCTCTCCACCAATCATAAGAAAGATAGGCCCTCCCTTCTTGTAGAAGGTGTCATTTACAAAGTATCTCTGCTTCCACATCCGATCATCCGTGGGATGGAAATGGTCCAGATTTTGAGGGAACCATTGGTCGTCAGGGACGGGTTTTCCTTCAATATTAGACGGAACTTGGGACCGCAGGCGGCTACTGAACCTCACGACTTTCCAAGGTAGTTGTTTTTCCCCTAATTTTCAacggaaaatatttgttcaggAACAACAAGCATAGTTATTGAAAAGGGTTTTTACCTCCATTTTTCTTGGCCTCAATTATAGATATAAGGGTTGCAAGCCCAAAGGCCAATAGTaatggtttcattttcttcgtcaGCTCAGCTTCTGATCCACGCAGTTGTTCACTCACAATGGggaatttgaaacaatttctGTGCCTTTGTTATGTTGTCGATGTTGTTTCTAGGAGAATCGAGTTCATTGCTCATCAGCTACCCATAACTAGGACGAAGTTGCAGTCTTAGGGGTCATTCCTTCATTTCCGTGGCGTTCAGTGATAGCCTGTATATGCGTAGCAACTAGAATGCTAAGATACTGGTCTAAAACAAACCCTACAGATCTTGCCAAGAGATCCCCTATCACGCTCTCAATCTTGGTCACTAGAATTTGGGATTTGATGGGTACATCCAACGTTTGTTTGTGTACTACAgttcaagaaataattggGGTGAACGCTTTAGATCGTAAGGCTCAATCGAATCTGAACCCGGCCCGTTCCGAGGGTGTTCCTAGATTGAAAGCTTTTTTGATAACTCAGGACGACTTGAGTTTTTATTAGGCTTCAGTCATTGTTCACATGGATAAGCATTGATCTCAACTACGATTCGTCCTCTGACGATAGGAATTTTATTGACACAATGAACGAGAATCCATNNNNNNNNNNNNNNNNNNNNNNNNNNNNNNNCTCATTGGCGTCCTCCAACCCCAGCCTCACTTTCCCAATTGGTTTGCTTCAAGAGGTCAATCATCGTCTTATACTCATGATCCATGCAAGTCTGACCCGTGATCTTCAACATGAACTGGTTGACACTGGCAAGCCTTTGGAGGGTGCTACTTTGAACATTGTACTCGACGATTTTCTCGGAAAGATAGGACTTGAAGAAATCTTCCAAACCCTCAGTGTCCGTTCGTCGATCGAATTTGGCTTTCAGGGTCCGGAATTCACCATCCAGGTTGTGGAAGAACTTGGATGTGGTGTCCTTGGCCTCAACCGTTTTACCGGTCATGATATCACATAAGGTCTTGATGGTGACATTGGTGTTGGCCACACCTTCAAAGGCGCGATTGTCCTTATTGTACTGAACAACATCCTCGAAATTGCCCACCAAATTCTCGAAGAAGTTGGCCATGTCATGCTTCTTGGTCGAGTCGAATGGGGTACAAAGGCTGTAAAGGATCTGATTAGGGCCACTCACATGTTTCGATAGATAACCTTTTTTAACGTACTTGAACTTTTTAGAAATCATGGCCCATCCAGTTCGGTGACGACTAAGCACATCCACTTTTTGCAGGGCATCCTCCAAAGCGGGTCCACATTCGGGGTCCGTCACTTTCAGAGCTTGTCTCACAACTTGAAGGTATTCAAAGAAATCAGCCTTAGCGTACAAAGGCCCAGATGTGGATACCGATCCGTGAATCAGGTGAGGATACTTAAGTCGCAACCAAGCTGCCAATGAACCTGAGAGTGAGAGAATGACAGCCCTGGTCAAACAGAAATAGGATTTATAGTTTATAATGTCCTACCAGGGTACGATCCTCCGAACGCAATCCATTTGGAACCGGTAAGGTTGCGTGCTTGATTCATGCCGCTTATAAAAGTCGCCAAATCGCCGAGGGCTTGTTCCGACGACAGGTAGGCAAGGTTCTTGACGCTCATGTCAGTTGTTGGATGGCTTTTACCGTAGAATCTGAAACAATATATCCCCATGTATGAGTTTACGCCGAGCGTTGTCATCGCCCGTTACGATCCTGTCCAAATCACCTGTGTTCTAGCTGGAAACAAAGCGCTCCCATTTCACGGGCATAGTCGATCCATGTACCCTCCACCATCCAAATAGGATTGGCCTCTCCCTCTCCACCAATCATAAGAAAGATAGGCCCTCCCTTCTTGTAGAAGGTGTCATTTACAAAGTATCTCTGCTTCCACATCCGATCATCCGTGGGATGGAAATGGTCCAGATTTTGAGGGAACCATTGGTCGTCAGGGACGGGTTTTCCTTCAATATTAGACGGAACTTGGGACCGCAGGCGGCTACTGAACCTCACGACTTTCCAAGGTAGTTGTTTTTCCCCTAATTTTCAacggaaaatatttgttcaggAACAACAAGCATAGTTATTGAAAAGGGTTTTTACCTCCATCTTTCTTGGCCTCAATTATAGATATAAGGGTTGCAAGCCCAAAGGCCAATAGTaatggtttcattttcttcgtcaGCTCAGCTTCTGATCCACGCAGTTGTTCACTCACAATGGggaatttgaaacaatttctGTGCCTTTGTTATGTTGTCGATGTTGTTTCTAGGAGAATCGAGTTCATTGCTCATCAGCTACCCATAACTAGGACGAAGTTGCAGTCTTAGGGGTCATTCCTTCATTTCCGTGGCGTTCAGTGATAGCCTGTATATGCGTAGCAACTAGAATGCTAAGATACTGGTCTAAAACAAACCCTACAGATCTTGCCAAGAGATCCCCTATCACGCTCTCAATCTTGGTCACTAGAATTTGGGATTTGATGGGTACATCCAACGTTTGTTTGTGTACTACAgttcaagaaataattggGGTGAACGCTTTAGATCGTAAGACGCAATCGAATCTGAACCCGGCCCGTTCCGAGGGTGTTCCTAGATTGAAAGCTTTTTTGATAACTCAGGACGACTTGAGTTTTTATTAGGCTTCAGTCATTGTTCACATGGATAAGCATTGATCTCAACTACGATTCGTCCTCTGACGATAGGAATTTTATTGACACAATGAACGAGAATCCATACTTATTTCGCATCACAGCCTTGAATCAACTCTGTGCACATAAGAGGGGGAACAAATCATTCGATCATACAATGAGTTCAAAGGGTTAAGTCAAACTATTTTTGGACACAGGCGCAAACAACAACATCTTGACAGTTTGTTCATAAAGAGAATCATCCTAAAATGGCAGCCAAacgggtgtgtgtgtgtgtgattgAGGGGGAGAATATGATTTTCGCATAACTCAGACACGGCTTACAGCTTGAGACGGAAGACCACCTTGGCCTTCTTAACCTCCTGCTATAGCCGTGTCTCGTATTGTCAGGACCCACTCCAATCATCATCCTCGGAGTCATAGTAATCCTCGGCCTCCCCATACTGCTGCGTCTCCTTGACCTCATTAACAAGGCTCATCTTGTCGTCAAAGGCCGGATTGGTCTTGATGTTGCTGGTCACTGCCATGGAGGTCACCATTGACGGCGGAGGAGGCTGAGCAAAAGGAATTGGCGGCaaaggaggagaatcagtGTGACCATTGGTCAACGAATTCTCTTGATGGCTGGTGGAGGTCTCTTCATCGTCATATCTTGGAATCTCATGGATATCATTAGGTTCCGAGAAAGATACGTGGATTTCCGTGGTGGTAATGGATACCGGGTTCAAAGTAGAGTTCTTTCTGGTCTCAATTTGTACTACGTCCTCTTTGTTgtgattttgatgatttgaatttgttgatgGGTGATGAGAAGAGGGGGTTTTGGGGGTCAGTGGGGTTAATGGGGTTTGAGGTGTACGAGCATTGAAAGTGTCGCTAATGTTTGAGATGCTGGAATCTTGACTTTTGGTGAACCGCATCTTGTTCTGTAATGCCAATATCAAAAGGTGTTTGAATGGACCGACCAACTTGCTGCATTCATTTCAACCGAGTTATACATTACCTTGCCTACTGAAGTTGGGCCGCCCGTTGCTCCGCCACTGCCCGCACCACTTTTGCCCCCACCGGGCAAGGAACGGGCACATTTCTCCGGGTGGAGCATCACAATGTAAATTTTTGGCATGAATAGGCAGAACAAGGTGACTGTGGCACTCAAGATGACACACATGCACATGCTTGATATTTGAATCTGGAAGGGAAGGCAATTATCCTTAAAAATGAGTGAATATTCAATTGGCAAGGAAAGGGTCGCCGTCGAATTTTACCTCAAAATCGTTCTTCGTTCCAAAGAAGATTGGAATGAAAGACAACCAAATGATGCAGGTAGCGTACATGGTGAATCCGATGTACTTGGCCTCGTTGAAGTTTTCGGGGACTTTCCGGGTCTTGATGGCATACCAAGTGCATAGGAAAATCAATGCCATGTTATACCCCAACGAGATGGCCAATGAGAAGTTGGATGTTCCGCAAGTGAGAACGGCAACTTCTCGACTTGGGTGGAAGACGCGAACGCTTGGGGGTTCAATGGCCAGCCAAATGGAGACACCAAGCAGTTGAACGGAAATCAGGCCTAAAACGTGGAAAGGCAAGAACGAcgtttcaaaattggcaaacttTCCTCTCGGCTAGTGTGGGTCGTGATTGGTGGGCCTgtgatcaaattcaatttttacgGGATCATCAAATTTCTCTccttcgctctctctctctctctctccaactCTCGCCCCGCAGAAGTTTTTTGGCCACGGCCTCGTTTCAGTGCTTTCACTGATGGTGTGCAGGAGCCTTTTTCGAACGAAAGAGAAGAAGTGACACCCTAATGGGATTGGTCGTTGCCATTCCCAGTCTCAAGTCAAATCTTATTTGGAGACCAGAGAAGGCTTCTTGATTCCGAACTTGAACTCACTAACGTGAACCTCGGCCTCTACAGGGTAGAACCAAGGTCTAAGCTCAAAGCGGCATTTGGTAAGTCAACAAGCAAATTGAGTCAATCGAAATTGACTTGCGATGCAAGGTTTCAGATGTCTCATTCCAATTGAACATGATCACGATTCAAACTTAATGTACATTGCCATCACTAACGACTACTGAATGAACTCTTTGTAAAGGCCTtaaattaaaaataaaattaCAACTTTATGTCCCTGAATTCTTTTGGGGGGCCCAACAAAGAACTAAGAAGTGTTGTTGGTCTCCGAGTATCTTGGCTCCCTCACAAGCTCTGCGCGAAATCAGCTTTGAAGGGACTTTCCCTCAGCTCTTTTGTGCTGAGCTTGTCATCCGTAGTTCAACTTCTCCTTTTTGAGGAACTTTTCATCCGCTTCGTGTTTCAAGCAAGAAACTGGGGAGTATCTGTCAACTTTATATGTAGGGGTCATTCACACTCACTTGTAGGGCTTGTTCGAAAAAGCTTGTACTCATTTAGAAAGAGAGTATGTGCAAGAGCAAGGTCACACATATTTTGACTCTTTTGAATGGAAATACGAGAAATCTTGCCCGTTGAAACCTGTCTTATTCCATGATTTAGAATATTACCTGAACAGATAACGAGCTGGGATTTGGGGGATATGTAAGCCGGCTTTTGGTTGCCTTTCATGCAGCCATGGAATATCCTATAGATACGGTTAGTTTTGGTGAAGATGGCCGAGTAGCAGACACATAGACAAAGACCCAAACCCAAGCGGATCACTGAAAGGCAAATAAACGATCATAAATGTGGAATGCTCTCGCTCGTCCCTAGAGAGAAAGATACATGGCCAATAGCGATTTTGGTATTCATTGATCTTAATTGTAGGTAGGTGGGCTTACTGCTGCAAGTGATTGCTCCGGGTTCTGACAATATCACAAACGGGCACGCATACGAGAAGAAGATCCCTCCCAAGAGCACATAGCTCAGTTCTCTTCCTGATGCCATGATGATAGAGGTCCGGTTGTAGTAGATGAAAACAGCCACCACCTCCAAAGTCATGACCATACCCACGGAGGAGAACACTAACGGGAAGAACACCCAGGGTGATTGGCCTTCCAAGGCTTCAGCGTCCAAGCGAAGACATTGGTTCTTCTCGTCGTTTGGCACGTATCCCAGGGGGCATTGGTAGCAGGAATCCTCATCAACCACAATGGAGTCATCTCGACAGGGAACACATGTCCAACAGCAGGCATCCTGAAAGGCAACCCAGGGGACAGGTGGTGACTTTTGAGGTAATAAGTTTCCTTGCATCTTCATGCAGACCGACGAGACCGAAAAATCTGTCGCAATGTGTTTCTTTGGCAATTGCGGCATCGTTTCTGCTTTGGGGGGCCTATAGGTTTTGAAGTCCCTTTCTACTAGTTGAGAGGAAATACAAAAGAGCTTTCGAAGACAAGCTGAGAGTCAAGGACATAAAAGAGAGCATGTTCCAATATCTTACAGCAATGCATACATCTTGGATCCTGAGGGGTCTTTGTGCTCACCG
This DNA window, taken from Tigriopus californicus strain San Diego chromosome 9, Tcal_SD_v2.1, whole genome shotgun sequence, encodes the following:
- the LOC131887299 gene encoding putative serine protease K12H4.7, translating into MKPLLLAFGLATLISIIEAKKDGGEKQLPWKVVRFSSRLRSQVPSNIEGKPVPDDQWFPQNLDHFHPTDDRMWKQRYFVNDTFYKKGGPIFLMIGGEGEANPIWMVEGTWIDYAREMGALCFQLEHRFYGKSHPTTDMSVKNLAYLSSEQALGDLATFISGMNQARNLTGSKWIAFGGSYPGSLAAWLRLKYPHLIHGSVSTSGPLYAKADFFEYLQVVRQALKVTDPECGPALEDALQKVDVLSRHRTGWAMISKKFNLCTPFDSTKKHDMANFFENLVGNFEDVVQYNKDNRAFEGVANTNVTIKTLCDIMTGKTVEAKDTTSKFFHNLDGEFRTLKAKFDRRTDTEGLEDFFKSYLSEKIVEYNVQSSTLQRLASVNQFMLKITGQTCMDHEYKTMIDLLKQTNWESEAGVGGRQWLYQTCTEFGWYQSSDQPGHPYTPYFPIEFLEKQCTDIFGSKYDLALLQKGIDQTNIMYGGKDIQVSNVIFVHGSIDPWHAMGITKDISDQTKAIFIQGTAHCANMYPESPEDPPQLKMARTKIFGMIQDWLKA